In Methylacidiphilum infernorum V4, a single window of DNA contains:
- the sufB gene encoding Fe-S cluster assembly protein SufB has product MQSVKETNKEDIVKINSLVEDFFYDVNYTYDAGVGLNEKTIDYICDIKNDPDWIRAFRKRSLQIFLQKPLPVHWASKELEKIDFNKIRYYLAYDKKAQRSWDEVPEEVKKTFERLGIPEQERKFLAGVEAQFDSESAYSNIKESLSKQGVIFVGSTEGLHQYPDIFRKWFAKVIPPADNKFAALNSAVFSGGSFIYVPPGVKVQQPLQAYFRINAESFGQFERTLIIADEGSEVTYMEGCTAPRFETSTLHSAVVELVAMPGAKIQYITVQNWSSNVFNLVTKRAIAMEEAEVRWLDCNIGSKLTMKYPGVILQGRKSRGEVLSIALANTGQHQDTGAKMYHAADETTSNIISKSISIGSGRASYRGLVSIPNHLKNCKNNTECDALLINTTSRTDTYPAITVMGNRNATQHEASVSKISAEQLFYMQQRGLPEDEAMSLSVNGFINDLVREFPMEYSVELKRLIDLEMEGSVG; this is encoded by the coding sequence ATGCAGAGTGTAAAAGAAACCAATAAAGAGGACATTGTAAAGATTAATTCTCTTGTTGAGGATTTTTTCTATGATGTGAACTACACCTATGATGCGGGTGTAGGACTCAATGAAAAAACGATCGATTATATCTGCGATATTAAAAATGACCCGGATTGGATCCGCGCATTTCGAAAAAGATCGCTGCAAATTTTTTTACAAAAACCCTTACCCGTTCACTGGGCAAGCAAGGAGCTGGAAAAAATCGATTTTAACAAAATCCGCTACTACTTAGCTTACGACAAAAAAGCCCAAAGAAGTTGGGATGAAGTCCCCGAGGAAGTCAAGAAAACCTTTGAAAGATTGGGAATTCCCGAACAGGAAAGAAAATTTCTGGCAGGGGTAGAAGCCCAATTCGATAGCGAGTCGGCTTATTCAAATATAAAAGAATCCTTAAGTAAACAAGGAGTGATCTTCGTTGGAAGTACTGAAGGTCTCCATCAATATCCCGATATTTTCAGGAAGTGGTTTGCCAAAGTCATACCCCCGGCCGATAATAAATTTGCCGCCTTGAATAGCGCGGTCTTTAGCGGGGGAAGCTTTATTTATGTTCCCCCTGGAGTTAAAGTTCAACAACCTCTTCAAGCCTACTTCAGGATAAATGCTGAAAGTTTCGGTCAATTTGAAAGGACGCTTATTATCGCCGATGAAGGTTCCGAGGTAACCTACATGGAAGGTTGCACCGCTCCCCGTTTTGAGACGTCCACTTTACACAGTGCCGTAGTTGAGCTTGTCGCCATGCCCGGGGCCAAAATTCAATACATTACCGTCCAAAATTGGAGTTCAAATGTTTTTAACCTGGTGACAAAAAGGGCTATTGCCATGGAAGAAGCGGAAGTGCGGTGGCTTGATTGCAACATAGGCTCAAAGCTGACTATGAAATATCCCGGGGTTATCCTCCAGGGAAGGAAATCTCGAGGAGAGGTTCTCAGTATCGCTCTTGCTAATACAGGACAACACCAGGATACAGGGGCAAAGATGTATCATGCTGCAGACGAAACGACAAGCAATATCATCTCTAAAAGCATTAGTATCGGTTCGGGAAGAGCGAGTTATCGCGGACTTGTCAGTATTCCCAACCATTTGAAAAACTGTAAAAACAATACCGAATGTGACGCCCTGCTTATCAATACCACCTCCAGAACGGACACTTACCCGGCTATTACCGTAATGGGCAACCGAAACGCCACCCAACATGAAGCAAGCGTGAGCAAAATCAGCGCTGAGCAACTATTTTATATGCAACAAAGAGGATTACCCGAAGACGAAGCCATGAGTCTTTCTGTGAATGGTTTTATCAATGACTTAGTCAGAGAATTTCCCATGGAATATAGCGTGGAATTAAAAAGGCTTATTGATCTAGAAATGGAAGGGTCCGTGGGATAA
- the sufC gene encoding Fe-S cluster assembly ATPase SufC, giving the protein MSLKIENLHGGIGGKEIVQGVSLEIAPGEVHAIMGPNGSGKSTLSKLLTGHPDYEIYSGSIEMDGESLLEMEPDERARKGLFMAFQYPCEIPGVTVANFLRAALQARLPEGKTINVTDFYKELYAAMEKLSMDRKFSSRYVNEGFSGGEKKRNEILQMAVLKPKYAILDETDSGLDIDALKIVANGVNALKGPQLGILLITHYQRLLNYIIPDYVHVMVKGKIVASGTKELALRLEEKGYSQFEEELAAQTH; this is encoded by the coding sequence ATGAGCTTAAAGATAGAAAATCTACACGGCGGAATTGGAGGAAAAGAGATTGTTCAGGGCGTATCGCTAGAAATAGCCCCTGGAGAGGTTCATGCCATTATGGGTCCCAATGGATCCGGGAAAAGTACCCTTTCAAAGTTGCTTACCGGACACCCTGATTATGAAATCTATTCAGGATCGATAGAGATGGATGGAGAGTCGTTGCTCGAGATGGAACCCGATGAAAGGGCAAGAAAGGGGCTTTTCATGGCTTTTCAATACCCCTGTGAAATTCCAGGAGTAACTGTGGCAAATTTCCTGAGAGCCGCTTTACAAGCTCGCCTTCCAGAAGGCAAAACGATCAACGTGACTGACTTTTATAAGGAGCTGTACGCAGCAATGGAAAAGCTTTCCATGGACAGAAAGTTCAGTTCTCGCTACGTCAACGAAGGTTTTTCCGGAGGTGAGAAAAAAAGGAATGAAATCCTTCAAATGGCCGTTTTAAAACCCAAGTACGCTATTCTTGACGAAACGGATAGCGGTTTAGACATCGATGCTCTAAAAATTGTCGCCAACGGAGTCAACGCCTTGAAGGGTCCCCAGTTAGGCATACTGCTCATTACTCATTATCAAAGGCTTCTTAATTACATCATTCCGGATTATGTTCACGTGATGGTTAAGGGAAAGATTGTGGCAAGCGGAACTAAAGAACTTGCCTTGCGTTTGGAGGAAAAAGGGTATAGCCAATTTGAAGAAGAACTTGCCGCCCAAACGCATTAA
- a CDS encoding Rieske (2Fe-2S) protein: MAKVKCPFKASEIPEGAGKCFDAEGKKIAVFCYKGEYFALDDTCPHEGGPLSEGFIENGEVECPWHGARFSLKTGEVLCGPATKGVNAYSCIKKGEELELDVE; encoded by the coding sequence ATGGCCAAAGTAAAATGTCCTTTTAAAGCTTCGGAAATACCGGAAGGAGCGGGAAAATGTTTTGATGCAGAGGGAAAAAAAATTGCCGTTTTTTGTTACAAGGGGGAATATTTTGCCCTTGATGATACTTGTCCCCACGAGGGAGGGCCTTTGAGCGAAGGATTTATAGAAAATGGCGAGGTGGAGTGTCCGTGGCACGGGGCTCGGTTCAGCCTTAAAACGGGAGAAGTTCTCTGCGGCCCGGCAACGAAAGGTGTAAATGCCTATTCTTGCATAAAGAAAGGAGAAGAACTAGAACTGGATGTTGAATAG
- a CDS encoding BatD family protein — translation MKLFWKIQIGNNRLDFLSLFFVLFFFFACAPKTLAFSVHWLPPNEKIEAGKTSHLRLLFEDCSPQEEVKPPKVDFLELGDPVVSQESRSQLIYEFPIIAQKPGNYVIPPFLIATDHGLIEAPPMVFKVNEEPLVPFPTEAVDARVILPQGPLWIGEPFAIEYRIVAHSGTFLDITSQPEWNPQDFLANRWGKPQRIILNSNGTYASGLRYTTTLLPLKSGKIVLPSITQQLTLEIERLGHGLFSQPLVKSIRSSTEPKTIDISPLPVPAPRDFSEAIGNFKLSCKLNPIEVMQGEPISLTIKIEGMGNWAVPWKLKDFPECKGLRIINSKPFRQIDPESLFNGVLKMELVLIPDIYGEVDIPPYSFTYFDITQGEYQTLKSDPIHISIKKSPFAKEHGENKQNETADHSPYTYTNPGYPQEMMPIGPLQGTKAGLAPFSPFALGKEALLLTSLFLVLWSYLSWERATGNPLINKRKKARLSLKATADSLAKVKTNLELYKFMLQWQQAFKEFWEIPHALPDEDVVEKQLTKLLPRNLAMVKKWTTLWRESQLCLYSPSYLPSSKWINDAQELARKLPRVKTPIKEIFSPSNLFPFLCFGLLAAFFVIPLDMNQSFCPADKKNPKNFYGFSPCLPLNLNTAPSPFPFHFARSGLFFFPPLHFGSLSSFSSSDEAHLFYQNGDFSKAAEAWKKKALHQPLDWKTRNNLGLVFAQQEQWAKAMGEWTAAFLLAPRDPVVSWNFNLGLSKNPQADMQLLSLSKKDYLNKIKVFFSPGEWERMASFSLLFVFFSLGLMLLSAYHKIRIPSFILMGLLLISSLSCLSFLGFFSYGIFTDSRSGIIVQDSFLRSVPTEIQQQNLPVKAGSVVKIKKTYLGWYMIEFVNGQQGWLKAQNIILFYIPPYEMAHPKEKSFYLSSLNP, via the coding sequence ATGAAGCTTTTTTGGAAGATCCAGATTGGTAACAACCGGCTGGATTTTCTTTCCCTTTTTTTTGTCCTTTTTTTCTTTTTTGCATGCGCCCCAAAGACATTAGCCTTTTCTGTTCATTGGTTACCTCCAAATGAAAAAATAGAAGCGGGCAAAACAAGCCACCTGCGTTTATTGTTTGAAGATTGCTCGCCCCAGGAAGAAGTCAAGCCCCCCAAGGTTGATTTTTTGGAACTAGGAGATCCCGTGGTAAGTCAAGAGAGTCGTTCCCAATTAATCTATGAGTTTCCCATCATTGCCCAAAAGCCTGGAAATTACGTCATTCCCCCTTTTTTAATAGCTACCGACCACGGTCTTATTGAAGCTCCTCCCATGGTCTTTAAAGTAAACGAAGAGCCTTTAGTCCCATTCCCAACGGAGGCTGTCGATGCGCGAGTCATTCTTCCTCAAGGTCCACTGTGGATAGGTGAGCCCTTTGCCATTGAATACAGGATTGTCGCCCATTCAGGCACTTTTTTAGATATCACAAGCCAGCCCGAGTGGAACCCGCAAGACTTCCTGGCAAACAGGTGGGGCAAGCCCCAGAGGATCATCTTAAATTCAAACGGCACTTATGCCAGCGGGCTGCGTTACACCACGACTCTTCTCCCACTCAAGTCGGGAAAGATCGTCTTGCCTTCCATTACGCAGCAACTGACTTTAGAAATAGAAAGGTTAGGGCATGGCCTTTTTTCCCAACCCCTCGTTAAGTCTATACGGTCTTCCACCGAGCCCAAGACAATTGATATTTCTCCGTTACCCGTTCCTGCTCCTAGAGATTTTTCGGAAGCCATCGGCAATTTCAAACTTTCCTGCAAGCTTAATCCCATCGAGGTCATGCAAGGGGAGCCGATCTCTTTAACGATTAAAATAGAAGGCATGGGAAATTGGGCCGTTCCCTGGAAACTCAAGGATTTTCCAGAATGTAAAGGATTAAGAATAATTAACTCAAAGCCTTTTCGCCAAATTGACCCCGAATCCCTGTTTAACGGGGTTTTAAAAATGGAATTGGTTCTTATCCCCGATATATATGGGGAGGTAGACATTCCTCCTTATTCTTTTACCTATTTTGACATTACCCAGGGTGAATACCAAACTTTAAAATCTGATCCTATTCACATTTCCATAAAAAAATCTCCCTTTGCAAAGGAACATGGAGAGAATAAACAAAATGAAACGGCGGACCATTCCCCTTATACTTATACAAATCCAGGATATCCCCAAGAGATGATGCCCATAGGACCGCTTCAAGGAACTAAAGCCGGATTGGCTCCCTTTTCCCCGTTTGCCCTGGGAAAGGAAGCTCTCCTTTTGACCAGCCTATTTCTTGTCCTATGGAGTTATCTTTCCTGGGAGCGAGCAACCGGCAATCCTTTAATAAACAAGAGGAAAAAAGCACGCCTTTCTTTAAAGGCTACAGCCGATTCCCTAGCCAAGGTAAAGACCAACCTCGAACTCTATAAATTCATGCTTCAATGGCAGCAAGCATTCAAAGAATTCTGGGAAATTCCACATGCCTTACCCGATGAGGATGTTGTCGAAAAACAATTGACTAAGCTCCTTCCTAGAAACCTGGCCATGGTAAAAAAGTGGACGACTCTTTGGCGCGAATCACAGCTTTGCCTGTATAGTCCTTCTTATTTGCCCTCCTCAAAATGGATCAACGATGCCCAGGAGCTGGCCAGAAAATTACCTAGGGTTAAAACCCCTATAAAAGAAATTTTCAGCCCTTCTAACCTTTTCCCTTTTTTATGTTTTGGTCTGCTGGCTGCCTTCTTTGTAATCCCCCTGGATATGAATCAATCTTTTTGTCCTGCAGATAAAAAAAATCCTAAGAATTTTTACGGCTTTTCCCCTTGCCTGCCGCTGAATCTGAATACGGCTCCAAGTCCTTTTCCTTTCCATTTTGCCCGATCCGGACTCTTCTTTTTTCCCCCTCTCCATTTTGGATCCTTGTCCAGCTTTAGCTCCAGCGATGAGGCTCATCTTTTTTATCAAAACGGAGATTTTTCCAAAGCAGCAGAAGCTTGGAAAAAAAAAGCTCTTCACCAACCTCTCGATTGGAAAACGAGAAACAATCTTGGACTTGTTTTTGCACAACAAGAACAATGGGCTAAAGCCATGGGAGAATGGACGGCGGCTTTCCTTCTTGCCCCCCGCGACCCCGTAGTATCATGGAACTTTAACTTGGGGTTAAGCAAAAATCCCCAAGCCGACATGCAGCTCCTCTCGCTAAGTAAAAAAGACTATTTGAATAAAATAAAGGTGTTTTTCTCACCCGGTGAATGGGAAAGGATGGCTTCTTTCAGCCTTCTGTTTGTCTTCTTTTCCCTAGGGTTGATGCTTCTGAGCGCTTATCACAAAATCCGTATTCCTTCTTTTATACTTATGGGGCTACTCTTGATTTCATCCCTGAGTTGCCTTTCTTTCTTGGGATTTTTTTCCTATGGCATTTTCACCGATTCCCGTTCGGGCATTATTGTTCAAGACAGTTTCCTAAGATCGGTTCCTACGGAAATACAACAGCAGAATCTTCCTGTTAAAGCGGGCTCGGTGGTTAAAATTAAAAAAACTTATCTTGGATGGTACATGATCGAATTTGTTAATGGCCAGCAGGGTTGGCTCAAGGCTCAAAATATTATCCTTTTTTATATCCCTCCTTACGAAATGGCCCATCCAAAAGAAAAGTCCTTTTATCTTTCCTCTTTGAATCCTTGA
- a CDS encoding vWA domain-containing protein, whose translation MIFRNPEYLLGLFCIPLFLFFFYRKNAQTKATFIHLFKVLFSSKGIEIIKQEKDSNPFPWLFLASTTLFFVALSRPQWGKAEVELLESNADYLIALDVSKSMLAEDTVPSRLERAKLLATNFISKLHGERVGLVAFTKNAFIEAPLSTDYELLEEILSELSPDDFPNGGTNFAAMLDEALQFFSSSGRSKKMLILLSDGEDHGGGWQQRLVDFKKESIPVLSIGIGSSNGAVIRNSNGSLYKDYNGEPIVSIFNPAALELIAHSTGGLYIQADKYFDITTVVESLAKNPGYAKRKEKLKTLAEKYVYFLLPALLLALASFLFEFPGYENLEIKMGSKDKS comes from the coding sequence ATGATCTTTAGAAACCCGGAGTATCTTTTAGGTCTTTTTTGCATCCCCCTATTCCTGTTTTTCTTTTATCGAAAGAATGCCCAAACAAAGGCTACTTTCATCCACCTTTTCAAAGTGTTGTTTTCCTCGAAAGGGATCGAGATCATCAAGCAAGAAAAAGATTCCAACCCTTTCCCCTGGTTATTTCTTGCCTCTACAACCCTTTTTTTTGTCGCTCTTTCGAGGCCGCAATGGGGCAAAGCGGAGGTTGAACTGCTCGAGTCAAACGCCGACTACCTTATTGCTCTTGATGTTTCCAAGAGCATGCTGGCGGAGGACACCGTCCCTTCTCGATTAGAAAGGGCCAAGCTATTGGCTACCAATTTCATCTCCAAGCTCCACGGCGAGAGGGTAGGGCTGGTTGCTTTTACCAAGAATGCCTTTATCGAGGCTCCCTTGTCCACGGATTATGAGCTCTTAGAAGAAATCCTTTCCGAACTTTCACCCGATGATTTTCCCAATGGAGGAACCAATTTCGCAGCCATGCTGGATGAAGCCTTACAATTTTTTTCTTCGAGTGGAAGATCCAAAAAAATGCTCATTCTTTTGAGCGATGGAGAAGACCATGGCGGAGGATGGCAACAAAGACTTGTCGATTTTAAAAAAGAGTCTATCCCGGTATTATCCATTGGCATCGGATCATCCAATGGGGCAGTTATAAGAAATTCAAACGGTTCCCTTTACAAAGATTACAACGGAGAGCCGATTGTCAGTATTTTTAATCCCGCTGCACTCGAGCTTATCGCCCACTCCACGGGTGGACTCTACATCCAGGCCGACAAATACTTTGATATTACAACCGTGGTGGAGAGTTTGGCCAAAAACCCCGGGTATGCAAAGAGAAAAGAAAAATTGAAAACTCTTGCCGAAAAATACGTTTACTTTCTTTTGCCTGCTTTATTGCTGGCTTTAGCCAGTTTTTTGTTTGAATTTCCTGGATATGAAAATCTCGAGATTAAAATGGGGTCAAAAGATAAGTCCTAG
- a CDS encoding L,D-transpeptidase — MRPKFLFAIALLAACVSGCTLNNQRTSPSSSALPSNLIRVSIHDQKMELIQDFGKSTESRRFYPVSTSKYGIGDEWNSYKTPIGRFVIAKKIGDGIPLGGKFYHRKFTGDVIKLAAYDPSKSDFNHDSILTRILWLKGLDLQNKNSFNRGIFIHGTNQEGLVGQPVSYGCIRMKNRDVLELYDLVSEYTPVYIQKEPLKKPIPKEVLASFHLHSPFYSSSPRFSSYSLSSDQSSLRALPVSTPAFPPSFRESSSESNPGDSKTQLHPYASSRPPGNSLKEGPAAKTPSHSHLLVAQGSIRSSSKTQHSLTKSPSHKKGKISTHKTIQHSPSAKKIILSSSQPKKKKDLE; from the coding sequence ATGCGTCCAAAATTTCTTTTTGCTATAGCCTTGCTCGCGGCATGCGTGAGTGGTTGCACTTTAAATAACCAGAGGACAAGCCCATCTTCTTCTGCTTTACCTTCCAACCTTATCCGGGTAAGCATCCATGATCAAAAGATGGAATTAATTCAAGATTTCGGCAAATCAACGGAATCCCGCCGTTTTTACCCCGTATCCACCTCAAAATACGGAATAGGGGATGAATGGAATAGTTACAAAACTCCCATTGGCCGTTTCGTGATCGCCAAAAAAATCGGTGATGGAATACCCCTAGGAGGGAAATTTTACCATAGGAAATTTACGGGAGATGTGATCAAATTGGCTGCCTACGATCCATCAAAATCGGATTTCAATCACGATAGCATATTAACCCGGATTCTATGGCTTAAGGGACTAGATTTGCAGAACAAAAATTCCTTTAATCGGGGAATTTTCATCCATGGAACAAATCAAGAAGGGCTCGTCGGACAACCTGTAAGCTATGGGTGTATACGGATGAAAAATAGAGATGTTCTTGAACTCTACGACCTGGTATCGGAATATACTCCTGTCTATATCCAAAAAGAACCCCTTAAAAAACCCATACCCAAAGAAGTATTAGCAAGTTTTCACTTGCATTCTCCCTTTTATTCATCCTCACCTCGTTTTTCTTCTTACAGCTTGAGCTCTGATCAGTCTTCTCTAAGAGCCCTGCCTGTATCCACTCCCGCTTTTCCTCCTTCTTTTAGGGAAAGCTCTAGCGAGAGCAATCCAGGGGATTCAAAAACCCAACTGCATCCTTACGCTTCTTCCCGTCCTCCGGGAAATTCTTTAAAAGAAGGGCCAGCGGCTAAGACCCCAAGTCATTCCCATCTGCTCGTTGCTCAAGGCTCTATTCGTTCTTCTTCCAAGACTCAGCACTCCTTGACAAAATCTCCTTCTCACAAAAAGGGAAAGATCTCAACCCATAAAACGATTCAGCATTCCCCTTCAGCCAAAAAAATTATCTTGAGTTCGTCCCAACCCAAAAAGAAAAAGGACCTTGAATAG
- a CDS encoding replication-associated recombination protein A produces MQEFFDWYPTDTEQPTSPTAPLSTKMRPRTLEELVGQEDILLPGKPLRRLIDADRIQSLILYGPPGTGKTTLAEIIAKKTKSFFARLNAVEAGVSDIRKVIGQAALRWKKEKKHTLLFIDEIHRFNKSQQDVLLPDLETGIIKLIGATTHNPCFYLTAPLLSRSHLFEFKPLSKQSLETLLLRALTDKERGLGNYEVSIEKEAKEFLLNLCEGDARRLLNYLEIAVLSSLQENQPAPVILNIETIQNLVQKKIPRYDHGEDEHYDTISAFIKSIRGSDPDSALYWLAKMISAGEDPRFIARRLVILATEDIGLANPQGLPIATAAFEAIEKIGMPEGRIPLAFATLYLALSPKSNSAYKAIDKAIEWIEKEATVEVPQMLKDSHYSGAKKLGKGVGYLYSHNFRDAVSPQRYGIEPGTFYVPTDRGKEKEFKERLEYIEKLRTEEKNNFKDSSS; encoded by the coding sequence ATGCAAGAATTTTTCGATTGGTATCCTACCGACACAGAACAACCGACAAGCCCCACAGCACCCCTCTCGACAAAAATGCGGCCGAGAACCCTTGAAGAACTTGTCGGTCAAGAAGACATTCTTTTGCCCGGCAAACCCCTGCGAAGGCTTATCGATGCCGATCGAATACAGTCGCTCATTTTATACGGCCCTCCAGGGACGGGAAAAACGACGTTAGCCGAAATTATAGCTAAAAAAACCAAGAGCTTCTTTGCAAGGTTAAATGCCGTTGAGGCTGGAGTATCAGATATAAGGAAGGTTATCGGCCAAGCGGCCCTCCGTTGGAAAAAAGAAAAAAAACATACTCTTTTATTTATCGATGAAATCCATCGTTTCAACAAATCCCAACAGGACGTCCTCCTCCCCGACCTAGAAACTGGAATCATTAAACTTATAGGGGCAACAACTCACAACCCCTGTTTTTACTTGACCGCCCCGCTTCTCTCCCGTTCCCATCTTTTTGAATTCAAGCCTCTTTCAAAACAATCTTTGGAAACCCTACTGCTCCGTGCTCTTACTGACAAGGAAAGAGGACTGGGAAACTATGAAGTGAGTATTGAAAAAGAGGCAAAAGAATTTTTGCTTAATCTCTGTGAAGGAGATGCCAGGCGGCTGTTGAATTACCTGGAGATCGCCGTCCTTTCTTCTCTCCAAGAAAACCAACCTGCTCCAGTTATTCTCAATATCGAAACAATCCAAAACCTGGTCCAGAAAAAAATCCCCCGCTACGACCACGGTGAAGATGAACACTATGACACGATTTCGGCTTTTATTAAATCCATACGCGGCAGCGATCCCGATTCGGCCCTCTATTGGCTGGCTAAAATGATTTCAGCCGGTGAAGACCCCCGGTTTATTGCCCGCAGGCTGGTGATTCTTGCCACCGAGGACATCGGCTTGGCCAATCCTCAAGGATTACCTATCGCCACGGCCGCTTTCGAGGCGATCGAAAAAATTGGCATGCCTGAAGGCAGGATCCCCCTGGCTTTCGCTACCCTCTATCTTGCCCTATCTCCCAAAAGCAATTCCGCCTACAAAGCGATAGACAAAGCTATAGAATGGATAGAGAAGGAAGCGACGGTTGAAGTTCCACAAATGCTCAAAGACAGTCATTATTCGGGAGCTAAAAAACTAGGCAAAGGTGTAGGCTATCTCTACAGTCATAACTTCAGGGATGCTGTAAGCCCCCAAAGGTATGGGATCGAGCCGGGAACATTTTACGTCCCTACGGATAGGGGCAAGGAAAAGGAGTTTAAAGAAAGATTAGAATACATTGAAAAATTAAGAACAGAAGAAAAAAATAACTTCAAGGATTCATCCTCATGA
- the sufT gene encoding putative Fe-S cluster assembly protein SufT, which yields MNTQGPQSTLTREVQAVLIPSGDKIQLEKDKPFQITQSMGGSYTLIYDNRILVRVDAKDSDALGINQEPSPLKEILSENEELTEEIIYNRLKEVYDPEIPVNIVDLGLIYDCQINKKEDGTYSVAVKMTLTAPGCGMGTILAQDAQSRILEIPSVSEAQVDLVWDPPWNPSMISEEGKMILGLV from the coding sequence ATGAATACCCAAGGTCCTCAATCTACCCTAACAAGAGAAGTTCAGGCTGTTCTCATCCCCAGTGGAGACAAGATCCAATTGGAAAAAGATAAACCTTTCCAAATCACTCAATCGATGGGAGGCTCCTATACTCTTATCTATGACAACAGGATACTGGTCAGGGTTGATGCCAAAGATAGCGATGCCCTAGGGATCAACCAAGAACCTTCTCCTCTAAAAGAGATCTTAAGCGAAAACGAAGAACTCACCGAAGAAATCATCTATAATCGGCTCAAGGAAGTTTACGATCCAGAAATACCCGTTAACATTGTTGATCTTGGGTTGATTTATGATTGTCAAATCAACAAAAAAGAAGACGGAACTTATTCTGTTGCCGTAAAAATGACCCTGACCGCTCCGGGTTGCGGGATGGGGACGATTTTAGCGCAAGATGCCCAGTCAAGAATTCTTGAAATTCCCTCTGTGTCCGAAGCCCAGGTAGATCTAGTTTGGGACCCTCCCTGGAATCCAAGCATGATTAGCGAAGAAGGAAAAATGATCCTAGGCTTGGTATAA
- a CDS encoding SufB/SufD family protein: MPLIQNNSVAKTTANGPYPAWFENSRKQSQLEYERLPHPQRKNEKWRFSSIEKIKWEGYSSSVPVSPFDVEKISSSFPFENSLGALVYGNDELLFYTPIPEKLQKMGIIFSPLNEALALYPGLLKDYLFRETLRMGAEKLEALHRSKTQSGVFLYVPRNVEIQEFFEVWFWITEPFAAVHPHILLVLEEGSKAKIQLNFRSLNAGGGFSCSAIESFLERSSLLEIISVQHWAEEVNSFMFSLTDVGQDAQSSSLFINVGGSYNRFEGKTRLSGAGGSAEILSATLAKNTQEFDQRTLQVHTAPYTTSDLLFKNVLFDSAKTIFSGMIDVSPEAQKTDAYQSNKNLILGENAQANSLPGLEIMADDVRCTHGATTGGIAKEELFYSQQRGIPKPVFEKLYTIGFLAECIQRAKSPQLADHLLDFLRLSLQV; encoded by the coding sequence ATGCCACTCATACAAAACAACTCTGTAGCAAAAACGACCGCAAATGGTCCTTACCCTGCTTGGTTTGAAAACAGCCGTAAGCAGTCCCAGTTGGAATATGAAAGACTTCCTCATCCCCAAAGAAAAAACGAAAAGTGGCGATTCTCAAGCATAGAGAAAATAAAATGGGAAGGATATTCTTCATCGGTGCCTGTTTCTCCCTTTGACGTTGAAAAAATAAGCTCTTCGTTTCCTTTTGAAAATTCCTTAGGTGCCCTCGTATACGGCAACGATGAACTGCTCTTTTATACTCCTATTCCTGAAAAACTTCAAAAAATGGGGATCATTTTCAGCCCTCTCAATGAAGCCCTAGCTCTTTATCCAGGGCTTTTAAAAGACTACCTATTTAGAGAGACACTCCGTATGGGGGCCGAAAAACTTGAAGCTCTTCATAGGTCAAAAACCCAATCGGGAGTATTTTTATATGTTCCTCGAAATGTAGAAATACAGGAATTTTTTGAAGTATGGTTCTGGATTACCGAACCCTTTGCTGCGGTCCATCCCCACATTTTGCTTGTTCTCGAAGAAGGAAGCAAAGCTAAAATTCAATTAAATTTTAGGTCCCTCAATGCAGGAGGCGGTTTTAGTTGTTCAGCCATTGAAAGTTTCTTGGAAAGATCGTCCTTGCTCGAAATTATCTCCGTTCAGCATTGGGCTGAGGAAGTCAACTCTTTTATGTTCAGTTTGACCGACGTAGGTCAAGACGCCCAGAGTTCTTCACTTTTTATCAATGTTGGAGGATCCTACAATCGGTTCGAAGGGAAAACACGTCTTAGTGGAGCGGGAGGAAGCGCCGAAATACTCTCGGCAACTCTGGCTAAAAACACCCAGGAATTTGATCAAAGAACTCTCCAAGTCCACACAGCTCCCTATACAACGAGTGATCTTCTTTTTAAAAATGTTTTATTCGATTCTGCAAAAACGATTTTTTCGGGCATGATCGATGTTTCTCCTGAAGCTCAAAAAACGGATGCTTACCAAAGTAATAAAAATTTAATCTTAGGAGAAAATGCCCAAGCCAATTCTTTACCTGGACTTGAGATTATGGCCGATGACGTCCGTTGCACCCATGGTGCAACCACGGGGGGAATAGCCAAAGAAGAGCTTTTTTATAGCCAACAACGGGGAATTCCCAAACCGGTTTTTGAAAAACTCTACACGATCGGTTTTCTTGCTGAATGCATACAACGGGCAAAAAGTCCTCAACTAGCCGATCATCTTCTTGACTTTCTTCGTCTTTCACTGCAAGTATAG